A single genomic interval of Neisseria leonii harbors:
- a CDS encoding sodium:alanine symporter family protein — MEQMVNTLVDYIWGNGLVYLALAVGLYFTLATRGVQFRYLPEMIRLLRERQESGAGISPFQAFCMSLSGRIGVGNIAGVATAIAAGGPGAVFWMVVMALLGAAAAFTESTLAQIYKTEVGTEYRGGSPYYIEKGLKLKGFAVLVAVVICLSYGVLVPGIQANTIAASFDQAFGLPSWVTGAAVSLFLAFLIFGGTKRIARAADRIIPLMALGYVCLMLVVLVAHAGRIPETVGLIVGSAFGTDALFGGMVGTAVAWGVRRAVFSNVAGAGEATFSSAAAEVSHPVKQGLVQGFSVYIDTVVVCSATAVMILITGMYNVQSPGMDTPLVANIPGVAAGAAYTQAALGTVFGSFGGIFVAVGIFFFAFTCLMAYYYIAETALLYLDQKLKYPLLGRALRLVFLAVVFAGSVQSAGLMWGLGDIGFGSMCYLNLIAIVLLSRPALRALRDYDRQRKAGIDPVFDPRAAGIDGADFWVEYARRHRR, encoded by the coding sequence ATGGAACAAATGGTAAATACGCTGGTGGACTATATCTGGGGCAACGGCCTGGTGTATCTGGCTTTGGCCGTCGGCCTGTATTTTACGCTGGCCACCCGGGGCGTGCAGTTCCGCTATCTGCCCGAGATGATCCGCCTGCTGCGCGAGCGGCAGGAATCGGGGGCGGGCATTTCGCCGTTTCAGGCGTTCTGTATGTCGCTGTCGGGACGCATCGGTGTCGGCAATATCGCCGGTGTCGCCACCGCGATTGCGGCAGGCGGGCCGGGTGCGGTGTTCTGGATGGTGGTGATGGCGCTTTTGGGCGCAGCCGCCGCTTTTACCGAATCGACGCTGGCGCAGATTTATAAAACCGAAGTCGGTACGGAATACCGGGGCGGTTCGCCTTACTATATTGAGAAAGGTTTGAAGTTGAAAGGTTTTGCCGTGCTGGTGGCAGTGGTCATCTGCCTCAGTTACGGCGTGCTGGTGCCGGGGATTCAGGCCAATACCATCGCCGCTTCGTTTGATCAGGCCTTCGGTCTGCCGTCATGGGTAACCGGGGCGGCGGTCAGCCTTTTCCTGGCATTTCTGATTTTCGGCGGTACGAAACGCATCGCCCGCGCCGCCGACCGCATTATCCCGCTGATGGCGTTGGGCTATGTCTGCCTGATGCTGGTGGTGCTGGTTGCCCATGCCGGCCGTATTCCCGAGACGGTCGGCCTGATTGTCGGCAGTGCGTTCGGTACCGATGCGCTGTTCGGCGGCATGGTCGGCACGGCCGTGGCTTGGGGCGTGCGCCGTGCGGTGTTTTCCAATGTGGCCGGTGCGGGCGAGGCAACGTTCAGCTCGGCGGCGGCCGAAGTCAGCCACCCCGTCAAACAGGGTTTGGTGCAGGGGTTTTCGGTGTACATCGATACCGTTGTGGTGTGCAGTGCCACCGCTGTGATGATTCTGATTACCGGCATGTATAATGTGCAGTCGCCCGGTATGGATACGCCGCTGGTGGCGAACATTCCCGGCGTGGCCGCAGGTGCGGCCTACACGCAGGCAGCCTTGGGTACGGTGTTCGGCAGTTTCGGCGGGATTTTTGTCGCCGTCGGCATTTTCTTTTTCGCCTTCACCTGTCTGATGGCTTATTACTACATCGCTGAAACGGCGCTGCTGTATCTGGATCAAAAGCTGAAATACCCGCTGCTGGGCAGAGCGTTGCGGCTGGTGTTTCTGGCGGTGGTGTTCGCGGGCAGCGTCCAGTCGGCCGGTTTGATGTGGGGCTTGGGCGACATCGGTTTCGGCAGTATGTGCTATTTGAACCTGATTGCCATCGTTTTGCTGAGCAGACCCGCCCTGCGCGCGCTGCGCGATTACGACCGCCAGCGCAAAGCCGGTATCGATCCGGTATTCGACCCGCGTGCGGCGGGAATAGACGGTGCCGATTTCTGGGTGGAATATGCGCGCCGCCACCGGCGTTAA
- a CDS encoding aldehyde dehydrogenase: MKTVQDIFDTARAGSLWAGHLIPGHTDSGKKLENRTPIDNSLIGYIADGGAEDIDAAVRAARSAFSDGLWADKSPAEKRAVLLRWAQLVEAHAEELAALDCIEAGKPISECLNTDMPATVETFYFYAEYVDKAFGRVAPSGNDALGLIVQEPVGVVGAVLPWNFPAQMFAWKVVPALAAGNSVIVKPAELTSMSACRMVQLAHEAGVPEGALTLVCGLGETAGRALGLHHDVDMVAFTGSTEVGRYFLEYSAQSNLKEIVLECGGKSPQIVFADADLDKAVPSILAAAFWNMGENCSCGSRLIVDARVKDSLLAKLSDGLKQNWKVGDPRLPETNLGPLVEQAHFEKVCRYFDTALQEGGRLVTGGRTGDGWYFAPAIIDGVTEEMTVFKEEIFGPVLAVTVFEDEEEAVRLANRSDYGLAASFYTADIGRAHRVARRIQAGTVSVNGFSEGSIATPFGGYKQSGFGGRDKGVEAFEQYTQTKTVWLMA, from the coding sequence ATGAAAACAGTACAGGACATTTTCGACACTGCCCGGGCAGGCAGCCTGTGGGCGGGGCATCTGATTCCCGGCCACACCGATTCGGGCAAAAAACTGGAAAACCGCACCCCTATCGACAACTCGCTCATCGGCTACATTGCCGACGGCGGTGCGGAAGACATCGATGCGGCCGTACGTGCGGCGCGCAGTGCTTTTTCAGACGGCCTGTGGGCGGACAAAAGCCCGGCCGAAAAGCGCGCCGTGCTGCTGCGGTGGGCGCAGCTGGTCGAAGCGCACGCCGAAGAGTTGGCGGCCTTGGACTGCATCGAGGCGGGCAAACCCATCAGCGAATGCCTGAATACCGATATGCCCGCCACGGTCGAAACTTTTTATTTCTATGCCGAATATGTCGATAAAGCCTTCGGCCGCGTAGCACCTTCGGGCAATGATGCGCTGGGGCTGATTGTGCAGGAGCCGGTCGGCGTGGTCGGTGCGGTACTGCCGTGGAATTTCCCCGCCCAGATGTTTGCATGGAAAGTCGTACCCGCGCTGGCGGCGGGCAATTCCGTGATTGTGAAACCGGCCGAGCTGACTTCGATGAGTGCCTGCCGCATGGTACAGCTGGCGCACGAGGCGGGTGTGCCGGAAGGCGCGCTGACGCTGGTGTGCGGTTTGGGCGAAACCGCCGGCCGCGCGCTGGGGCTGCATCACGATGTGGATATGGTGGCCTTTACCGGTTCCACCGAAGTCGGCCGTTACTTTCTGGAATATTCGGCGCAGAGCAATCTGAAAGAAATCGTGCTCGAATGCGGCGGCAAAAGCCCGCAGATTGTGTTTGCCGATGCCGATCTGGACAAGGCCGTGCCCTCGATTCTGGCCGCCGCATTCTGGAACATGGGCGAAAATTGCAGTTGCGGTTCGCGCCTGATTGTCGATGCGCGCGTCAAAGACAGCCTGCTGGCCAAACTTTCAGACGGCCTGAAACAGAATTGGAAGGTCGGCGACCCGCGTTTGCCCGAAACCAATCTCGGCCCGCTGGTGGAGCAGGCGCATTTCGAGAAAGTGTGCCGCTATTTCGATACCGCGCTGCAAGAGGGCGGCCGTTTGGTTACCGGCGGTCGAACCGGCGACGGTTGGTATTTCGCTCCGGCGATTATCGACGGTGTTACCGAGGAGATGACGGTTTTCAAAGAAGAAATATTCGGCCCTGTTTTGGCGGTTACGGTATTTGAGGATGAGGAAGAAGCAGTGCGGCTGGCCAACCGTTCCGATTACGGGCTGGCCGCTTCGTTCTACACCGCCGACATCGGCCGCGCCCACCGGGTTGCCCGCCGGATTCAGGCAGGTACGGTATCGGTGAACGGTTTCTCCGAAGGCAGCATCGCCACCCCGTTCGGCGGTTACAAGCAGTCGGGCTTCGGCGGCCGCGACAAAGGCGTGGAAGCGTTCGAGCAGTACACGCAGACCAAAACCGTCTGGCTGATGGCATAA
- the dapA gene encoding 4-hydroxy-tetrahydrodipicolinate synthase, producing MNIEGILVPIVTPFTDDNRVDTALLAELVDAFIAKGVRGIVACGTTGEYYALSEEERETVLATIVQAAAGRCTLIAGISGMSSETAARRAVRAKELGYDGLMLSAPPYSLPSQQGIIEHFEYAASQTDLPVILYNFPARVGVGLTFETVAHLAGHPNIVGIKESSGSFSDALRLIQAGFDDFQVICGCDDQPLDFFFWGVKSWIAGAANVFPGEQVALFRAAQEGDWDTARAIFDTLYPALHSMESGGYNQKAKIGCLNGTKPAGRVRLPLHNLSAAEAAEFAALLH from the coding sequence ATGAATATCGAAGGGATTTTGGTACCGATTGTGACCCCGTTTACCGACGATAACCGCGTGGATACCGCGCTGTTGGCGGAGCTGGTGGACGCCTTTATCGCCAAAGGCGTGCGCGGCATCGTCGCCTGCGGCACCACGGGCGAGTATTACGCCTTGTCGGAAGAAGAGCGCGAAACCGTGCTGGCCACCATTGTTCAGGCCGCCGCCGGACGCTGCACGCTGATTGCGGGCATCAGCGGTATGTCGAGCGAAACCGCCGCCCGCCGCGCTGTCCGTGCCAAGGAGTTGGGGTACGACGGACTGATGCTTTCGGCACCGCCGTACAGTCTGCCGTCGCAGCAGGGCATCATCGAACATTTTGAATATGCGGCATCGCAAACCGATCTGCCGGTGATTCTGTACAACTTTCCCGCCCGCGTCGGTGTGGGCCTGACGTTTGAAACCGTGGCGCATCTGGCCGGACACCCGAATATTGTCGGCATCAAAGAGAGCAGCGGCAGTTTTTCCGACGCACTGCGCCTGATTCAGGCCGGTTTCGACGATTTCCAAGTGATATGCGGCTGCGACGACCAGCCTTTGGATTTTTTCTTCTGGGGCGTGAAAAGCTGGATTGCGGGGGCGGCCAATGTGTTCCCCGGCGAGCAGGTGGCTTTGTTCCGCGCCGCGCAGGAAGGGGATTGGGACACCGCGCGTGCCATTTTCGACACGCTTTATCCCGCCCTGCACTCGATGGAGTCGGGCGGTTACAACCAAAAAGCCAAAATCGGCTGCCTGAACGGCACGAAACCCGCCGGACGGGTGCGCCTGCCGCTGCACAACCTGAGCGCGGCGGAAGCGGCCGAATTTGCAGCTTTGCTTCATTGA
- a CDS encoding FAD-binding oxidoreductase, which translates to MNGQVFSAAVVGGGIVGLCTALELQRYGERVLLLERGTVCGGASWGNAGHIAAEQVFPIASPDILKQLPRMLADPLGPLRLDWRYLPQIAPWLFRLLYNLTPARFEHSRRALSALNGRALAAWQDFASQWGAARHLKVRGSLLVCESADGQAALQRHGRVLAGLGVANEWLDRDGLHAREPALSDRICGGLFFPDTGHVADLAGMAADLRQAFVRAGGTLYEHTEVADAAPLSDGRFRLIVRGGLFEAGRIVIAAGAFSKPWLKKLCGRSAPLDTERGYHLMLPQQTDMPAVPVSSFERKLIMTPMDAGLRLAGTVEFAGLHALPDMRRAFRLHDLAQPVLKGRLNGGNAVPWLGFRPSLPDSLPVIDRVGNVLLAFGHQHLGLTQAPLTARLVTALYFGETPEIDLSPYRLNRFSPVF; encoded by the coding sequence ATGAACGGGCAGGTATTTTCGGCGGCGGTGGTCGGCGGCGGCATTGTCGGTCTGTGTACCGCACTGGAATTGCAGCGGTACGGCGAACGGGTGCTGCTGTTGGAGCGCGGCACGGTCTGCGGCGGTGCGTCTTGGGGCAATGCGGGGCACATCGCTGCGGAGCAGGTGTTTCCGATTGCCTCGCCCGATATATTGAAGCAGCTGCCGCGTATGCTGGCCGACCCGCTCGGCCCGCTGCGGCTGGACTGGCGGTATCTGCCGCAAATTGCACCGTGGCTGTTCAGGCTGCTGTACAACCTGACCCCTGCGCGTTTTGAGCACAGCCGCCGCGCGCTGTCCGCACTCAACGGCCGTGCTTTGGCCGCATGGCAGGATTTCGCCAGCCAATGGGGGGCGGCAAGGCACTTGAAGGTGCGGGGTTCGCTGCTGGTGTGTGAAAGTGCGGACGGACAGGCGGCTTTACAGCGGCACGGCAGGGTACTGGCCGGTTTGGGTGTGGCGAACGAATGGCTGGATAGGGACGGACTGCACGCGCGCGAACCGGCCTTGTCCGACCGCATCTGCGGCGGGCTGTTTTTCCCCGACACCGGCCATGTGGCCGATCTGGCGGGCATGGCGGCAGATTTGCGGCAGGCGTTTGTACGGGCAGGCGGTACGCTGTACGAACATACCGAAGTGGCCGATGCGGCGCCGCTTTCAGACGGCCGTTTCCGCCTGATCGTGCGCGGCGGGCTGTTCGAGGCCGGGCGGATTGTGATTGCGGCGGGGGCGTTTTCCAAACCGTGGCTGAAAAAACTGTGCGGCCGCAGCGCACCGCTCGATACCGAGCGCGGCTACCACTTGATGCTGCCACAGCAGACGGATATGCCGGCCGTCCCCGTGAGCAGTTTCGAGCGCAAATTGATTATGACACCGATGGATGCGGGATTGCGGCTGGCCGGAACGGTGGAATTTGCCGGACTGCACGCACTGCCCGATATGCGGCGGGCATTCAGGCTGCACGATTTGGCGCAGCCCGTGCTCAAAGGCCGTCTGAACGGCGGAAATGCCGTGCCGTGGCTGGGTTTCCGTCCGTCGCTGCCCGATTCGCTGCCGGTCATCGACCGTGTGGGCAATGTGCTGCTGGCATTCGGCCATCAGCATTTGGGGCTGACGCAGGCACCGCTGACTGCGCGGTTGGTCACAGCCCTGTATTTCGGCGAAACGCCCGAAATCGATTTGAGCCCCTACCGGCTCAACCGTTTTTCCCCCGTTTTCTGA